Proteins encoded within one genomic window of Xylophilus sp. GOD-11R:
- a CDS encoding tripartite tricarboxylate transporter substrate binding protein has protein sequence MRQILKSIVLAATLAVGAAHAAFPERTITIVVPYAPGGAADALARQLAVRMGTRLGTSVIVDNKPGASGTIGQAFVARATADGYTMLYDATPFSINPALYPSLPFTDKSFQPLSLVSLSPNVVIVRKDSPIKDQKDLIARAKAQPGKITFASGGSGTVQRLAAELYRQGLDLDMLHVPYKSGGPAISDVMGGQVDFMFSTLAASYPLVSTGKLRALAISSTKRSPLLPDVATVAETSLPGYEAYEWNGLLLPAGTPDAVVQQLHKAVVESLQDEELKKRFADMGAQAIGGTPAEFATFLQKESTKWATVIRKGNIKLD, from the coding sequence ATGAGGCAGATCCTGAAATCCATCGTCCTGGCCGCCACCCTGGCCGTCGGCGCGGCGCATGCCGCTTTTCCCGAGCGCACCATCACCATCGTCGTGCCCTACGCGCCCGGCGGCGCGGCCGACGCGCTGGCCCGCCAGCTCGCGGTGCGCATGGGCACCAGGCTCGGCACCAGCGTCATCGTCGACAACAAGCCCGGCGCCAGCGGCACCATCGGCCAGGCCTTCGTGGCGAGGGCGACGGCCGACGGCTACACCATGCTCTACGACGCCACGCCGTTCTCGATCAACCCCGCGCTCTATCCCAGCCTGCCCTTCACCGACAAGAGCTTCCAGCCGCTGTCGCTGGTCTCGCTCTCGCCCAACGTGGTGATCGTGCGCAAAGACTCGCCGATCAAGGACCAGAAGGACCTGATCGCCCGCGCCAAGGCGCAGCCCGGCAAGATCACCTTCGCTTCCGGCGGCAGCGGCACCGTGCAGCGCCTGGCCGCCGAGCTCTACCGGCAGGGCCTGGACCTGGACATGCTGCACGTGCCCTACAAGAGCGGCGGCCCGGCCATCTCCGACGTGATGGGCGGCCAGGTCGACTTCATGTTCAGCACGCTGGCGGCGAGCTACCCGCTGGTGTCCACCGGCAAGCTGCGCGCGCTGGCCATCTCGTCGACCAAGCGCTCGCCGCTGCTGCCCGACGTGGCCACCGTCGCCGAAACCTCGCTGCCCGGCTACGAGGCCTACGAATGGAACGGCCTGCTCCTGCCGGCCGGCACGCCCGACGCGGTGGTGCAACAGCTGCACAAGGCCGTGGTGGAATCGCTGCAGGACGAAGAGCTGAAGAAGCGCTTCGCCGACATGGGCGCCCAGGCCATCGGCGGCACGCCTGCCGAGTTCGCCACCTTCCTGCAGAAGGAGTCGACCAAGTGGGCGACCGTCATCCGCAAGGGCAACATCAAGCTCGACTGA
- a CDS encoding Bug family tripartite tricarboxylate transporter substrate binding protein, with protein MQHPSPGAASSAFRRALAATGLVLMASSASTAIAQPGYPEKPIRLVVGFPAGGPTDVVARAFADFAGRALAHPVIVDNKPGANTILAAEVVASAPADGYTLLLGATNHTMIPALYSARVKFDALRSFTPICTMAISPTVLVVGPAMPVATLAEFLQQVRAQPGKRTYATPGSGSGGHFASEQFTRLAGVRMNHIPYKGAAQAVTDLMGGQVDSSFATLGSVLPQVQTGKLKALAVASPQRSALLPGVPTFEESGLKGYSADAWYGLLAPAGTPADVVARLDRVASDFAQAPATADKLRGLGMQAANTCGAAFTAQLDGEIKAATRTARELDLKLD; from the coding sequence ATGCAGCATCCATCCCCGGGCGCGGCCAGCAGCGCGTTCCGCCGCGCCCTCGCCGCCACCGGCCTGGTCTTGATGGCGTCGAGCGCATCCACCGCCATCGCCCAGCCCGGCTATCCGGAAAAACCGATCCGCCTGGTCGTCGGCTTTCCGGCCGGCGGCCCGACCGACGTGGTCGCCCGCGCTTTTGCCGACTTCGCCGGCCGCGCGCTCGCGCACCCGGTCATCGTCGACAACAAGCCCGGCGCCAACACCATCCTGGCCGCCGAGGTGGTGGCCTCGGCGCCGGCCGACGGCTACACCCTGCTGCTGGGCGCCACCAACCACACCATGATCCCGGCGCTCTACAGCGCGCGGGTCAAGTTCGACGCGCTGCGCTCCTTCACGCCGATCTGCACGATGGCGATCAGCCCGACGGTGCTGGTGGTGGGCCCGGCCATGCCGGTCGCCACGCTCGCCGAGTTCCTGCAGCAGGTGCGCGCCCAGCCCGGCAAGCGCACCTACGCCACGCCCGGCAGCGGCAGCGGCGGCCACTTCGCCAGCGAGCAGTTCACCCGGCTGGCCGGCGTACGCATGAACCACATTCCCTACAAGGGTGCGGCGCAGGCGGTGACCGACCTGATGGGCGGCCAGGTCGACAGCTCCTTCGCCACGCTCGGCTCGGTGCTGCCGCAGGTGCAGACGGGCAAGCTCAAGGCGCTGGCCGTGGCATCGCCCCAGCGCTCGGCCCTGCTGCCCGGCGTGCCGACCTTCGAGGAGTCGGGCTTGAAAGGCTATTCGGCCGACGCCTGGTACGGCCTGCTGGCGCCCGCCGGCACGCCTGCCGATGTCGTAGCGCGACTCGACCGCGTGGCCAGCGACTTCGCCCAGGCACCCGCCACCGCCGACAAGCTGCGCGGCCTCGGCATGCAGGCCGCCAACACCTGCGGCGCGGCTTTCACGGCGCAGCTCGACGGCGAGATCAAGGCCGCCACCCGCACCGCCCGCGAGCTCGACCTGAAGCTCGACTGA
- a CDS encoding NAD(P)-dependent oxidoreductase codes for MKKPVVLVTGADLAPQALDVLRDYDMVYAGKTPSYDDIVELCRRHDPTAVIVRYSGVNAAAMDAAPSLKVISKHGSGTDTIDKAAAAARGIAVRAAVGANAAAVAEQALALMLACAKSVPQLDARMHAGHWDKSTHKSLELGGRTVGLVGLGAIGRRFARMADALDMKVIGFDPYATDLPGYIRTVDLDTLWREADVISLHCPLTDDNRGLLDARTLALCKPGVIVVNTARGGLIDEPALLAAVRSGQVRAAGLDSFAVEPIAPDQVFKGEPGFILSPHIGGVTSDAYVNMGLAAARNVRAVAEGMDASAIA; via the coding sequence ATCAAAAAGCCGGTGGTGCTGGTCACCGGCGCCGACCTGGCACCACAGGCGCTCGACGTGCTGCGTGACTACGACATGGTCTATGCCGGCAAGACGCCGTCGTACGACGACATTGTCGAACTCTGCCGGCGCCACGATCCCACCGCCGTCATCGTGCGCTACAGCGGTGTCAACGCCGCCGCCATGGACGCCGCGCCCTCGCTCAAGGTCATCTCCAAGCACGGCAGCGGCACCGACACCATCGACAAAGCCGCCGCCGCAGCGCGCGGCATCGCGGTGCGCGCCGCCGTCGGCGCCAACGCGGCGGCGGTCGCCGAGCAGGCCCTGGCCCTGATGCTGGCCTGCGCCAAGTCGGTGCCGCAGCTCGACGCGCGCATGCATGCCGGCCACTGGGACAAATCGACCCACAAGAGCCTGGAGCTCGGCGGCCGCACCGTCGGCCTGGTGGGCCTGGGCGCCATCGGCCGGCGATTCGCCCGCATGGCCGATGCGCTGGACATGAAGGTGATCGGCTTCGACCCCTACGCCACCGACCTGCCCGGCTACATCCGCACGGTCGACCTCGACACGCTCTGGCGCGAGGCCGACGTCATCTCGCTGCACTGCCCGCTGACCGACGACAACCGCGGCCTGCTCGACGCCCGCACCCTGGCGCTGTGCAAGCCCGGCGTGATCGTGGTCAACACCGCACGCGGCGGCCTGATCGACGAGCCCGCGCTGCTGGCGGCGGTGCGCTCCGGCCAGGTCCGCGCGGCCGGCCTCGACAGCTTCGCCGTCGAGCCGATCGCGCCGGACCAGGTCTTCAAGGGCGAGCCCGGCTTCATCCTCAGCCCGCACATCGGCGGCGTCACCAGCGACGCCTACGTGAACATGGGCCTGGCCGCCGCACGCAATGTGCGCGCCGTGGCCGAAGGCATGGACGCCTCGGCCATCGCCTGA
- a CDS encoding RraA family protein, with translation MSQLPEIVREFPRVAPEVVARAKTFQAAILADVAGRRGTLHARVAPVEPRMVVAGPAFTVEVRPGDNLMIHAAIALARPGDVLVIDGKGDQTAALMGTLMLSACKKLGLAGVVVDGAIRDRLELLDLGFPVFSAGFNPAGPTKYVPGRINHPISAGGTTVHPGDLIVGDADGVVVIEREKAPAMLDLAVKKVADEASRLEAIARGDTASKWLPAALRAAGVLKEGESL, from the coding sequence ATGAGCCAGCTCCCCGAAATCGTCCGTGAATTCCCCCGCGTCGCACCCGAGGTCGTCGCCAGGGCCAAGACCTTCCAGGCCGCCATCCTGGCCGACGTGGCCGGGCGCCGCGGCACCCTGCATGCCCGCGTGGCGCCGGTCGAGCCGCGCATGGTCGTGGCCGGCCCGGCCTTCACCGTCGAGGTCCGCCCAGGCGACAACCTCATGATCCACGCCGCCATCGCGCTGGCCAGGCCGGGCGACGTGCTGGTGATCGACGGCAAGGGCGACCAGACCGCCGCGCTCATGGGCACGCTGATGCTCAGCGCCTGCAAGAAGCTCGGCCTGGCCGGTGTGGTGGTCGACGGCGCGATCCGTGACCGCCTCGAACTGCTCGACCTGGGCTTTCCGGTCTTCAGCGCCGGCTTCAACCCGGCAGGCCCCACCAAGTACGTACCCGGCCGCATCAACCATCCCATTTCCGCCGGCGGCACCACGGTGCATCCGGGCGACCTGATCGTGGGCGATGCCGACGGCGTGGTGGTGATCGAGCGCGAGAAGGCGCCCGCCATGCTCGATCTGGCCGTGAAGAAGGTGGCCGACGAAGCCTCGCGGCTCGAAGCCATCGCCCGCGGCGACACCGCCTCCAAATGGCTGCCCGCCGCCCTGCGCGCGGCCGGTGTGCTCAAGGAAGGGGAATCGCTGTGA
- a CDS encoding tripartite tricarboxylate transporter substrate binding protein yields MNQTTAARRRSTLAAALALAALSVAGPLAAQPAYPSKPIRLVVPFPPGGGTDLIARTVAQKLTETLKWTIVIDNRPGAGGNLGVDQVAKSPADGYTLVMGQTSNLAINPTLYTKLPYDPLKDLTPVVLVANSPIVVAVPENSRFKTFAEVVAAAKGKPKTLTLGYPGNGTVAHLAGEQAENTAGIELQHVPYKGAAQALTDLMSGQIDLYASSVPTLIGQVRNQKVRALVVTSAKRSEQLPDTPTMAESGYKGFEAVTWFGILAPAGTPAAIVKTLNTEINKAMQVPEVAAKLKSDGGDVMGGSVETFAALLKSEIPRWGKIVKDSGATID; encoded by the coding sequence ATGAACCAGACAACCGCCGCGCGCCGCCGCTCGACCCTCGCCGCCGCCCTCGCGCTCGCCGCCCTTTCGGTCGCTGGCCCGCTCGCCGCGCAACCGGCCTATCCCAGCAAGCCGATCCGCCTGGTCGTACCGTTTCCGCCCGGCGGCGGCACCGACCTGATCGCCCGTACGGTCGCGCAGAAGCTCACCGAGACGCTGAAGTGGACGATCGTCATCGACAACCGTCCCGGCGCCGGCGGCAACCTCGGCGTGGACCAGGTGGCCAAGTCGCCGGCCGACGGCTACACCCTGGTGATGGGCCAGACCAGCAACCTGGCGATCAACCCGACGCTCTACACCAAGCTGCCCTACGACCCGCTCAAGGACCTGACGCCGGTGGTGCTGGTGGCCAATTCGCCGATCGTGGTGGCGGTGCCGGAGAACTCCCGCTTCAAGACCTTCGCCGAAGTCGTGGCCGCCGCCAAGGGCAAACCCAAGACCCTCACGCTGGGCTACCCCGGCAACGGCACGGTGGCGCACCTGGCCGGCGAACAGGCCGAAAACACCGCCGGCATCGAGCTGCAGCACGTGCCCTATAAGGGCGCGGCCCAGGCCCTGACCGACCTGATGAGCGGCCAGATCGACCTGTACGCCTCCTCGGTGCCCACGCTCATCGGCCAGGTGCGCAACCAGAAGGTGCGTGCCCTGGTGGTGACCTCGGCCAAGCGCTCCGAACAGCTGCCCGACACGCCCACCATGGCCGAGTCCGGCTACAAGGGTTTCGAGGCGGTGACCTGGTTCGGCATCCTGGCGCCGGCCGGCACGCCCGCGGCCATCGTCAAGACGCTGAACACCGAGATCAACAAGGCGATGCAGGTGCCCGAGGTGGCCGCCAAGCTCAAGTCCGACGGCGGCGACGTGATGGGCGGCAGCGTGGAGACCTTCGCCGCGTTGCTCAAGTCCGAGATTCCGCGCTGGGGAAAGATCGTCAAGGACTCCGGCGCGACGATTGACTAA
- a CDS encoding IclR family transcriptional regulator translates to MRNTAKGKPEVSPAKKSEARADEPSTGSVVAVSRAMELLEAFALGEPQLSLAELARRCGMHKTTVLRIARTLAMHRYMVQRDDGQWRLGPAAGWLGARYQSGFDMQNVIEPMLRDLTRLTGESAAFYVREGNFRTCLVRVEGPHPLRHHARMGEALPLDRGSPGRVILAFSGEPGKIYEAIRARGFHLSIGEREKGVATVSAPVFGLNWKLLGSVCISGPASRLSEAQLQAMAQDVMGSANQLSYSLAGATSSATPAVVSTWHP, encoded by the coding sequence ATGCGAAACACCGCCAAGGGCAAACCCGAGGTCTCCCCAGCCAAGAAATCCGAGGCTCGCGCAGACGAGCCGAGCACCGGCAGCGTGGTCGCGGTGAGCCGTGCGATGGAGTTGCTGGAAGCCTTTGCGCTTGGCGAGCCGCAGCTCAGCCTGGCCGAACTCGCGCGCCGCTGCGGCATGCACAAGACGACCGTGCTGCGCATCGCACGCACGCTGGCGATGCACCGCTACATGGTCCAGCGCGACGACGGGCAGTGGCGGCTGGGGCCGGCGGCCGGCTGGCTGGGGGCGCGTTACCAGTCGGGCTTCGACATGCAGAACGTGATCGAACCGATGCTGCGCGACCTCACCCGGCTCACCGGCGAAAGCGCTGCGTTCTATGTGCGCGAGGGCAATTTCCGCACCTGCCTCGTGCGGGTGGAAGGGCCGCATCCGCTGCGCCACCATGCCCGCATGGGAGAAGCGCTGCCGCTCGACCGGGGCTCGCCGGGGCGGGTCATCCTGGCCTTTTCGGGCGAGCCGGGGAAGATCTACGAAGCCATCCGGGCGCGTGGTTTCCACCTGTCGATCGGCGAGCGGGAGAAAGGCGTGGCGACGGTGTCGGCACCGGTGTTCGGACTCAACTGGAAGCTGCTTGGATCGGTATGCATCTCCGGGCCGGCATCGCGGCTGTCGGAGGCGCAGTTGCAGGCGATGGCGCAGGACGTGATGGGGTCGGCCAACCAGCTTTCGTACAGCCTGGCCGGGGCGACTTCATCGGCCACGCCGGCGGTGGTGAGCACCTGGCATCCCTGA
- the aroD gene encoding type I 3-dehydroquinate dehydratase: protein MKRRDSFSALALVAGTIGADAAPVFSGADRAGNHGRASRLGIGVGRPRIIVSLTGADRAGMVAQARRIVGRADVDIVELRMDHLAAPGDADALAGTVAAVAGLIEDRPLLATFRSRREGGERQLSPQGYAALYRAVLPTGLAAGFDLEQAMLADDSVAALMAQAQAAGIAVIVSHHDFGGTPSVDEMLATLRRQHASGADICKMAVMPHDAGDVLRLLDATRRMRTLEPSRPLITMAMGGLGAVSRMAGEVFGSAASFGALGGGSAPGQIEVAELRAGIDTLAGALGGGRT, encoded by the coding sequence ATGAAGCGACGCGATTCTTTTTCCGCCCTGGCTCTGGTGGCCGGCACCATCGGGGCCGATGCGGCGCCGGTCTTTTCCGGTGCCGACCGGGCCGGGAATCACGGGAGGGCGAGTCGGCTGGGCATCGGCGTCGGCCGGCCCCGCATCATCGTCTCGCTCACCGGTGCGGACCGCGCCGGCATGGTCGCCCAGGCGCGACGAATCGTCGGGCGGGCCGACGTCGACATCGTCGAGCTGCGCATGGACCACCTGGCAGCGCCCGGCGATGCCGATGCCCTGGCCGGCACCGTCGCGGCGGTGGCCGGGCTGATAGAGGACCGGCCGCTGCTGGCGACCTTTCGCAGCCGGCGCGAAGGCGGCGAGCGGCAGCTGTCGCCCCAGGGCTATGCCGCGCTGTACCGGGCGGTGCTGCCGACCGGGCTCGCGGCCGGCTTCGACCTGGAGCAGGCGATGCTCGCCGACGATTCGGTGGCGGCGCTCATGGCGCAGGCGCAGGCGGCCGGCATCGCGGTGATCGTGTCGCATCACGATTTCGGCGGCACGCCGTCGGTCGACGAGATGCTGGCCACGCTGCGCCGCCAGCACGCCAGCGGCGCCGACATCTGCAAGATGGCGGTGATGCCGCACGACGCCGGCGACGTGTTGCGGCTGCTGGACGCGACCCGGCGGATGCGAACGCTTGAGCCGTCACGGCCGCTCATCACCATGGCCATGGGCGGCCTGGGCGCGGTGTCGCGCATGGCGGGCGAGGTGTTCGGCTCGGCCGCTTCCTTCGGTGCGCTGGGCGGTGGCTCGGCGCCGGGGCAGATCGAGGTGGCCGAACTGCGGGCGGGCATCGACACCCTGGCCGGCGCGCTGGGCGGGGGGCGGACATGA
- a CDS encoding sugar phosphate isomerase/epimerase family protein: MSRRPFLAAMATAVSHGAAWGAAPVQERGGLAANPSFVNTVLLGGAPEENLRAAQGAGFDGVEFWRREAQAVPGGAAAAGALARRIGIGLTDYQVLSDFDGAPGHKRAEKRAEALAFLDDAAAIGAPALAVPASTDPDCDAARVGEDLAWLVDQARRRGLRICYEGMAWSTVNSTLQAAWRAIRELDPAHIGLVVDSYHLFVRGGTAQDVAAIPPGRIATVQFCDVAGPVAPQDYGRVARSRRLLPGDGDLPLASLVEVLEGMGYAGPVGLEIFNDALHAQDPAAVAQRAMHALRSLLGASGGAAAPDGDPR; the protein is encoded by the coding sequence ATGAGCCGCCGGCCATTCCTCGCGGCCATGGCGACGGCGGTGTCGCACGGTGCCGCGTGGGGCGCCGCGCCGGTGCAGGAACGTGGCGGGCTGGCGGCCAATCCATCGTTCGTCAACACGGTGCTGCTGGGTGGCGCGCCCGAGGAGAACCTGCGCGCGGCGCAGGGCGCGGGCTTCGACGGGGTCGAGTTCTGGCGGCGCGAGGCGCAGGCCGTGCCCGGCGGCGCGGCGGCCGCGGGAGCGCTCGCGCGCCGCATCGGCATCGGCTTGACCGACTACCAGGTGCTGTCGGATTTCGACGGCGCGCCCGGGCACAAACGCGCGGAAAAACGCGCCGAGGCGCTGGCCTTCCTGGACGACGCCGCGGCCATCGGCGCGCCCGCACTGGCGGTGCCGGCGTCCACCGATCCCGATTGCGATGCCGCGCGGGTCGGCGAAGACCTCGCCTGGCTGGTCGACCAGGCGCGCCGGCGCGGGCTGCGCATCTGCTACGAGGGCATGGCGTGGAGCACCGTCAATTCGACGCTGCAGGCCGCCTGGCGGGCGATCCGTGAACTGGATCCGGCCCACATCGGGCTGGTGGTCGACAGCTACCACCTCTTCGTGCGCGGCGGCACCGCGCAGGACGTGGCGGCGATACCGCCCGGGCGCATCGCCACGGTGCAGTTCTGCGACGTGGCCGGCCCCGTGGCGCCGCAGGACTATGGCCGGGTCGCCCGCAGCCGCCGGTTGTTGCCCGGCGACGGCGACCTGCCGCTGGCGAGCCTGGTCGAGGTGCTGGAGGGCATGGGCTACGCGGGCCCGGTCGGCCTGGAAATATTCAATGACGCCCTGCATGCGCAGGACCCGGCGGCAGTCGCGCAGCGCGCGATGCACGCGCTGCGGTCTTTGCTCGGCGCATCGGGAGGCGCGGCTGCGCCGGACGGCGATCCGCGCTGA
- a CDS encoding RnfABCDGE type electron transport complex subunit B gives MTDAARSALAARLDAALPQTQCTRCGYPDCAAYAHAIAFDDAAVNRCPPGGQEGVVRLAVIARTAAAPLDAACGAESPRTLAVVDEAWCIGCTLCLDACPTDAILGANKRMHTVIEAHCTGCELCIPVCPVDCISLENTSGERTGWDAWSHEQAQAALARYRIHRARRDEPAAVPAPAPEPDRKRSAVEAALARARARRGEA, from the coding sequence ATGACCGACGCCGCCCGGTCCGCGCTGGCGGCTCGTCTCGACGCTGCCCTGCCGCAGACCCAGTGCACCCGCTGCGGCTATCCGGACTGCGCGGCCTACGCCCACGCCATCGCGTTCGACGATGCCGCCGTCAACCGCTGCCCGCCGGGCGGGCAGGAAGGCGTGGTGCGTCTGGCCGTCATCGCGCGCACGGCCGCCGCGCCGCTCGACGCCGCCTGCGGCGCCGAATCGCCGCGCACCCTCGCCGTCGTCGACGAAGCCTGGTGCATCGGCTGCACGCTCTGCCTCGACGCCTGCCCGACCGACGCCATCCTGGGCGCCAACAAGCGCATGCACACGGTCATCGAGGCCCACTGCACCGGTTGCGAGCTGTGCATTCCGGTCTGCCCGGTCGACTGCATATCGCTGGAGAACACCAGCGGCGAACGAACCGGCTGGGACGCCTGGTCGCATGAACAGGCCCAGGCGGCGCTGGCCCGGTACCGCATCCACCGTGCCCGCCGCGACGAGCCCGCCGCCGTGCCGGCACCGGCCCCCGAACCCGACCGCAAGCGCTCGGCCGTCGAAGCCGCCCTCGCCCGTGCCCGGGCACGGCGCGGCGAGGCCTGA
- the phaZ gene encoding polyhydroxyalkanoate depolymerase — translation MLYQIYEAQRALMEPFADFANAASKMFGNSLNPVNQLPGAQRLAATYDLMYRLGKDYEKPAFGIQTVMVDDTEVVIHEAIELDKPFCELRRFKRFTDDSEVLAKLKAQPAVLVVAPLSGHYATLLRDTVKTMLQDHKVYVTDWKNARTVPLTDGDFHLDDYVNYVQDFIRHLQGIYGNCHVISVCQPTVPVLAAVSLMASRGETTPLSMTMMGGPINAKKSPTAVNNLAMNKSYEWFENNVIFRVPPGFPGEGRMVYPGFLQHTGFVAMNPDRHLSSHYDYFKNLMKGDDASAEAHRKFYDEYNAVLDMDAKYYLETIRVVFQDFCLVNGNWDVRNPQGVEERVKPADIRTTAVLTVEGELDDISGSGQTEAAHELCTSVPASMQKHVEVKGAGHYGIFSGRRWRDLTYPAVRDFILKYEPQPQAVTIQTVSVQPHLPTMEEPAATTPSPAAAAAKSEAKPQAAAEAKHVTAPPAKAARAVAKSAATAPARKASAKTTAKTVAKTVPRAAAKVAEKPAAKPVAKTSRARKPAPVDTSIASA, via the coding sequence ATGCTTTACCAGATCTACGAAGCGCAACGCGCGCTGATGGAGCCCTTCGCCGACTTCGCGAACGCCGCTTCCAAGATGTTCGGGAATTCGCTTAACCCTGTGAACCAGCTGCCCGGCGCGCAGCGGCTGGCCGCCACCTACGACCTGATGTACCGCCTGGGCAAGGACTACGAAAAGCCGGCCTTCGGCATCCAGACGGTGATGGTCGACGACACCGAGGTCGTCATCCACGAGGCCATCGAACTCGACAAGCCCTTCTGCGAACTGCGCCGTTTCAAGCGCTTCACCGATGACTCCGAAGTGCTGGCCAAGCTCAAGGCGCAGCCGGCGGTGCTCGTCGTCGCGCCGCTGTCGGGCCACTACGCCACCCTGCTGCGCGACACCGTCAAGACGATGCTGCAGGACCACAAGGTCTACGTCACCGACTGGAAGAACGCCCGCACCGTGCCCCTGACCGACGGCGACTTCCACCTCGACGACTACGTCAACTACGTGCAGGACTTCATCCGCCACCTGCAGGGCATCTACGGCAACTGCCACGTCATCAGCGTCTGCCAGCCCACCGTGCCGGTGCTCGCCGCCGTGTCGCTCATGGCCTCGCGTGGCGAGACCACGCCGCTGAGCATGACCATGATGGGCGGCCCGATCAACGCCAAGAAGTCGCCCACGGCGGTGAACAACCTGGCGATGAACAAGAGCTACGAATGGTTCGAGAACAACGTCATCTTCCGCGTGCCGCCGGGCTTCCCGGGTGAAGGCCGGATGGTGTACCCGGGCTTCCTGCAGCACACCGGCTTCGTGGCGATGAACCCCGACCGCCACCTGAGCAGCCATTACGACTATTTCAAGAACCTGATGAAAGGCGACGACGCCAGTGCCGAAGCGCATCGCAAGTTCTACGACGAATACAACGCGGTCCTGGACATGGACGCGAAGTACTACCTCGAAACCATCCGCGTCGTCTTCCAGGACTTCTGCCTGGTCAACGGCAACTGGGATGTGCGCAACCCGCAAGGCGTCGAAGAACGGGTGAAGCCCGCGGACATCCGCACCACCGCCGTGCTTACCGTCGAGGGCGAGCTCGACGACATCTCCGGCTCCGGCCAGACCGAAGCGGCACACGAGCTCTGTACCAGCGTGCCCGCTTCGATGCAGAAGCACGTCGAGGTGAAGGGCGCGGGCCACTACGGCATCTTCAGCGGCCGCCGCTGGCGCGACCTCACCTACCCCGCCGTGCGCGACTTCATCCTGAAGTACGAGCCCCAGCCGCAAGCCGTGACCATCCAGACCGTGTCGGTCCAGCCGCATCTGCCGACGATGGAAGAACCGGCCGCGACCACCCCGAGCCCGGCGGCTGCGGCGGCCAAGTCAGAAGCCAAGCCCCAAGCGGCCGCCGAGGCCAAACACGTGACCGCCCCCCCGGCCAAGGCGGCGCGCGCCGTGGCCAAATCGGCCGCAACGGCGCCGGCCAGGAAAGCCAGCGCCAAGACCACGGCCAAGACCGTCGCGAAAACCGTGCCCAGGGCAGCCGCGAAAGTCGCTGAAAAGCCGGCCGCCAAGCCCGTCGCCAAGACCAGCCGCGCCCGCAAGCCCGCGCCGGTCGACACCTCCATCGCCTCCGCCTGA